The Anastrepha ludens isolate Willacy chromosome 2, idAnaLude1.1, whole genome shotgun sequence genome contains a region encoding:
- the LOC128860862 gene encoding RING finger protein narya-like, with protein sequence MLVMYCNKCFKPKTIENSNKFYISKCSHIFCQLCLPTGPCHACKAPYKARTIDANMPKAMEIYFEPPEKAFRRFQKILQFQTSQYALYAHYWLNVMPLQIQEDLKKFNGMRRISAHLNEKLAHETKRIEKLKLYLAYKKRCSQELNQMRQRPVRGRSSTVSSNSRYNNLVNRLKTPTISSLSEVTLSSANCSNCTDLSKQGGSFSKRARNDFRI encoded by the coding sequence ATGCTTGTAATGTATTGCAACAAATGCTTTAAGCCAAAAACGATAGAGAACTCAAATAAATTCTACATTTCCAAATGTAGTCACATCTTCTGCCAGCTGTGCTTGCCTACGGGTCCATGCCATGCATGCAAAGCGCCCTACAAAGCCAGGACAATCGACGCTAATATGCCCAAAGCAATGGAGATTTATTTCGAACCACCAGAAAAAGCATTTCGTAGATTTCAAAAAATACTCCAATTCCAAACATCGCAGTATGCATTATACGCTCACTACTGGCTTAATGTAATGCCACTTCAAATTCAAGAAGACTTGAAGAAATTTAATGGAATGAGGAGAATCAGTGCCCATCTGAATGAGAAATTAGCACACGAAAccaagagaattgaaaaactgAAACTATATTTGGCATATAAAAAGCGGTGCTCACAAGAGTTGAATCAGATGCGTCAACGTCCGGTTCGTGGCCGTTCATCCACGGTCTCATCCAACAGTAGATATAATAATCTAGTCAACCGCCTTAAAACTCCAACAATAAGTAGTTTATCGGAAGTTACTCTGTCTAGTGCCAATTGCTCAAACTGTACAGATTTGAGCAAACAAGGGGGTTCCTTTTCCAAACGTGCGCGAAATGATTTCAGAATTTAA
- the LOC128860849 gene encoding sphingomyelin phosphodiesterase 1, translating to MLFVSLCVSLLAICSALIMSGAPWNFTEDNGMLSAMSDEVARKFSNEYTAYLKTGIESLVLRQISNEMASTHSQKDIFTKNIGDLRAVDQFVVCTTCRATLSVLGDMFRDPEGELNGESAKENTKKVMLDICDRFNLQTEEVCSGLFELNWPVLDYIIQNTVADTRSLCGTLPINFCKVRQEEYNFTLSIDASGSVIDGPKSDIPAKSSHDLKILHLTDIHYDPEYEPGALADCPEPMCCQRSTLSGVVESSKQAGYWGDYRHCDAPLHVVEHAFDHIVETHSNIDYIYQTGDVVPHITWATTQTGNMDMLTKINQLVMEKFTGIPVYPNVGNHESHPSNVFGAIDTPDEINVKWLYEHLWSLWSTWLPAEAENTVLKGGYYTVSPKSGFRVISLNNNDCYLYNWWIYHNGSIAIEQLEWLHDTLLAAEKAGEYVHILAHIPSGDADCWTVWAREYNRVIERFSHIIGGIFNGHTHVDELNVHYTSKGHAVGVSWNGGSLTTYSNKNPNYVVYEVEPESLQVVDYETWIFDLEKANEMGQSAKPEWFKEYSLSEFTEDLSPNGLDGLLDRLARNPELLRKYWQYKYTSAKPHLDVGCDDDCLSKTICRMAVTVYDQKTRCKELQEILKENLSTETTESSTTETSTTEILTTEGPSTTEDPSGDSAVVISAIQLTTMASFFVVARLIF from the exons ATGCTATTTGTTTCACTGTGTGTTAGCCTCTTGGCGATTTGTAGTGCCTTAATAATGTCCGGTGCTCCGTGGAATTTTACTGAGGATAATGGAATGCTGTCTGCGATGTCGG ATGAAGTTGCTCGCAAATTTTCCAATGAGTACACAGCTTATCTGAAGACGGGCATCGAATCGCTTGTGTTGCGTCAGATTTCTAATGAAATGGCATCCACGCACTCCCAGAAGGATATTTTCACCAAGAATATCGGCGACTTGCGCGCTGTTGATCAATTTGTCGTATGCACAACTTGTCGCGCCACTTTGAGTGTGTTGGGCGACATGTTTCGTGACCCTGAAGGTGAATTGAATGGCGAATCGGCGAAAGAGAATACAAAGAAGGTGATGCTCGATATTTGTGATCGCTTCAATCTGCAAACTGAGGAAGTTTGTTCTGGATTGTTCGAATTGAATTGGCCTGTTCTGGATTATATCATTCAAAACACAGTGGCTGATACGCGTAGCTTATGCGGTACATTgccaataaatttttgtaaagtgaGGCAGGAAGAGTATAATTTTACACTGAGCATTGACGCTAGTGGATCTGTAATTGATGGCCCCAAAAGCGACATACCGGCTAAGAGCAGTCACGACttgaaaatattacatttgACTGATATACACTACGATCCCGAATATGAGCCGGGTGCACTGGCAGATTGCCCAGAGCCGATGTGTTGCCAACGAAGCACCTTATCCGGTGTGGTGGAGTCAAGTAAACAAGCTGGATATTGGGGTGACTATCGCCATTGCGACGCACCGCTGCATGTAGTTGAGCACGCCTTTGACCATATTGTGGAGACCCACTCGAATATCGATTATATTTATCAAACCGGGGATGTTGTGCCACATATCACTTGGGCAACAACGCAAACTGGTAATATGGATATGTTGACGAAAATCAATCAATTAGTTATGGAGAAATTCACGGGTATCCCCGTGTATCCGAATGTAGGGAACCACGAATCACACCCGTCAAATGT TTTTGGTGCCATCGATACACCGGATGAAATCAACGTCAAGTGGCTGTACGAGCATCTGTGGTCGCTTTGGTCCACTTGGCTGCCAGCTGAGGCCGAAAACACTGTTCTCAAAGGCGGCTATTACACCGTTTCGCCAAAGTCAGGCTTCCGCGTGATTTCTTTAAACAACAACGATTGTTATCTATATAACTGGTGGATCTATCACAACGGCAGTATTGCCATCGAACAATTGGAATGGCTACACGACACACTGCTCGCAGCCGAGAAGGCTGGTGAATATGTCCACATATTGGCGCACATTCCATCTGGTGATGCTGACTGTTGGACTGTATGGGCGCGTGAGTACAACCGTGTTATTGAGCGGTTCAGTCACATCATTGGCGGCATCTTCAATGGTCATACACACGTGGATGAGTTGAATGTACATTACACGTCGAAGGGCCATGCGGTGGGTGTATCCTGGAACGGAGGCAGTTTGACAACTTATTCTAATAAAAATCCAAACTATGTCGTATATGAGGTCGAACCTGAGAGCTTG CAAGTTGTTGACTATGAAACCTGGATTTTCGATTTGGAGAAGGCAAATGAGATGGGCCAGAGTGCGAAGCCCGAATGGTTCAAAGAATATAGTTTATCTGAATTCACCGAAGATCTAAGTCCAAATGGTTTGGACGGGCTACTGGATCGGCTAGCTCGAAATCCAGAATTGTTGCGAAAG TACTGGCAGTATAAGTATACATCAGCGAAACCCCATCTGGATGTTGGATGTGATGATGACTGCTTATCCAAAACTATCTGTCGCATGGCGGTAACCGTTTATGATCAGAAAACGCGCTGTAAGGAATTAcaagaaatattgaaagaaaat CTGTCGACTGAAACCACGGAATCATCGACCACTGAAACATCGACCACTGAAATTCTGACCACTGAAGGACCATCTACCACAGAAGATCCCTCGGGCGACTCAGCTGTTGTGATTTCCGCTATACAACTAACAACAATGGCAAGTTTCTTTGTTGTTGCAAGGTTGATATTCTAA
- the LOC128856065 gene encoding methylated-DNA--protein-cysteine methyltransferase, inducible: protein MLNSKKVIFKSFGNKKPVRISYGLVKTDFGDIVLGFLKDSNDAVCYLHFAESSSDCTGKENKASNYEAPLQKRWPDALLSEDLTQAQMIAHKIFSDEESTIHVLVAGTPFQEAVWEELLKIPSGQTCTYGDIAKRIGKPKAVRAVGTAVGSNEVSIVIPCHRVISKNGDIKYGGGKARKISLLKYECKK, encoded by the coding sequence ATgttgaattcaaaaaaagttatatttaaaTCGTTTGGTAACAAAAAACCAGTAAGAATTTCCTATGGCCTTGTTAAGACGGATTTTGGAGATATTGTGCTAGGATTTCTGAAAGACTCGAATGACGCAGTTTGCTATTTACATTTTGCGGAAAGTTCCTCTgattgtacaggcaaagaaaaTAAGGCAAGTAATTATGAGGCACCACTTCAAAAACGTTGGCCGGACGCTTTGCTCTCGGAGGACTTGACTCAAGCGCAAATGATAGCCCATAAAATATTCAGTGATGAAGAGAGTACTATACATGTTTTAGTAGCTGGTACACCATTTCAAGAAGCTGTATGggaagaattattaaaaatacctTCTGGTCAGACTTGTACATATGGGGATATCGCTAAGCGGATTGGGAAACCGAAAGCTGTGCGTGCAGTGGGAACAGCAGTGGGTAGTAATGAAGTGTCGATAGTCATACCTTGTCATCGcgtaatttcaaaaaatggtgatattaaGTACGGAGGTGGCAAAGCACGCAAAATTAGTTTACTGAAAtatgaatgtaaaaaataa
- the LOC128856064 gene encoding RING finger protein 37, protein MSLINFLNSKLKPSVECDALCEDGYTANNLIADDAEQLSRGFMAYAVTKPPVEIIFDFPKAVEVKVIKLWNSNGALRSTSFELHGKFEGIWERVAYARDLAEGVDSVTFCYQSDYNSRSNAESAATQAQSVKAFFFKTAHRLLSNASSLKVIICATKRSPPVLRKIEVWGLPSRALEKADRELVKTIWSEIVHPHGFRTAPDRGQRSPSRNVPELNEYSTLKIPEEFLDEITWELMIFPTVLPSGKIVDQSTIDKHSEVEAKWGRLPSDPFTGLEFTSHRKAILNLALKARIEKFLMDNSEHFKTVPRSLGSSFVRRSKNRHASQFASLYQRHSSTVGTYSSLSEAFYKSSSQASATATLSSPTLPPKRPRISDSTTYRSEAPLLTSTATQTLSSTSLSFSSKSAPFSMTGAAVSSTASSTTIATGIDHAIQEALKNVTRYTCPPAAVKAATCISCKAEEFSYEILTCKHLVCRACLVQLTKDEMCTCKVSFRTSDVERYHKL, encoded by the exons ATGAGCCtaattaattttctaaattcaAAGTTAAAACCCTCGGTAGAGTGCGATGCACTATGCGAAGATGGTTACACTGCGAATAACTTAATCGCAGATGATGCAGAGCAGCTGTCACGCGGCTTCATGGCATATGCCGTCACCAAGCCGCCCGTTGAAATCATTTTTGATTTCCCAAAAGCTGTAGAAGTGAAGGTGATCAAGTTGTGGAATAGTAATGGTGCTCTACGCTCGACTAGTTTTGAACTGCATGGCAAGTTCGAGGGCATTTGGGAACGAGTAGCTTATGCTCGTGACCTTGCTGAGGGTGTTGACTCTGTGACTTTTTGCTATCAAAGTGATTACAATTCTCGAAGTAATGCGGAAAGTGCTGCTACTCAAGCGCAAAGCGTAAAAGCTTTTTTCTTTAAGACCGCACACCGTTTACTTTCCAACGCTAGCAGTCTGAAGGTCATCATTTGTGCTACTAAGCGAAGCCCACCAGTACTGCGTAAAATAGAAGTGTGGGGACTACCATCACGAGCGTTGGAGAAAGCAGATCGTGAACTTGTTAAAACCATATGGAGTGAAATTGTTCATCCGCATGGTTTTCGCACAGCTCCAGACCGTGGACAGCGTTCACCATCACGTAATGTGCCAGAATTAAATGAGTATTCTACATTGAAAATCCCAGAAGAGTTCCTTGATGAAATCACGTGGGAACTAATG ATTTTCCCTACCGTGCTTCCGTCTGGCAAAATTGTAGACCAATCCACAATCGACAAACATTCAGAAGTGGAGGCGAAATGGGGCCGCTTGCCATCGGATCCATTTACAGGCCTTGAATTTACCTCACATCGTAAAGCAATTCTCAACCTCGCCCTTAAGGCACGCATAGAAAAGTTCCTTATGGACAATTCCGAACACTTCAAAACAGTGCCACGTTCACTAGGTAGTTCCTTTGTGCGACGTAGTAAAAATCGACACGCATCGCAGTTTGCAAGCCTATATCAACGTCACAGCTCAACCGTTGGAACTTACTCGTCTCTATCAGAGGCGTTTTACAAGTCATCTTCACAAGCTTCGGCAACAGCTACATTGTCATCACCCACGCTTCCACCAAAGCGGCCTAGAATTAGTGACTCTACAACATATCGCTCGGAAGCACCACTACTTACCTCCACAGCAACACAAACATTATCTAGTACTTCATTATCATTTTCCTCAAAGTCAGCACCATTTTCAATGACAGGTGCAGCGGTCTCATCAACAGCGTCGTCCACCACAATCGCGACGGGCATCGATCATGCCATACAAgaagcattaaaaaatgttactcGCTACACATGTCCGCCCGCGGCTGTGAAAGCTGCTACTTGTATAAGCTGCAAAGCAGAAGAATTCTCATATGAAATACTAACGTGTAAACATCTCGTATGTCGTGCATGTCTTGTACAGTTGACCAAGGACGAAATGTGCACATGCAAAGtcagcttccgaacatccgatGTTGAACGCTATCATAAATTGTAA
- the LOC128860855 gene encoding sphingomyelin phosphodiesterase-like, whose amino-acid sequence MWRLVSLAFLASCVAVHIPGVPQEFTSNDVVLSAISDEIARKFSQEYIHFLQTGIESAALRQISAQLAKAHSKKDLFTKELSDLSMADQFVACTTCRATVNVVARMFRDDDGELAGDDSEEKLRSMALDVCNRLELGTQEVCSNLIDFNLPAVLYIIQNSKIDSRTLCSLFMEYNYCNVNNADYNWTLTIDSGGVAVTAPKSDLPVKNGNELQILHLTDIHYDPLYTPGALAECVEPQCCQRGAGSTDTEKAAGYWGDYRDCDAPWNMIDDAFNHIKNTHTKIDYIYQTGDVVDHMVWGTSVEKNTEILSKVNNRLAELFPGIPVYPCVGNHEPHPLNLFSPSDVPEDINTRWLYEKLYEQWSTWLPADTNATILKGGYYTVSPKSGFRVISLNNNDCYTSNWWLFNDGTDKIPQLQWLHDTLLAAEKAGEYVHILAHIPTGEGSCWSVWAREFNRLVERFRNTISGIFNGHSHQDEMHLHYSANSHAIGIAWNGGSITTYSNKNPNYRLYQIETNSMQVVDHETWIFNLTEANVHGEAQTPNWFKEYDFSTEFTTDLSPAGIDKLLDEMTEDPSILRKFWRYKMTTADPKLNKGCDSDCLLSTICRIATTVNTQKTRCAQLQEKLKIALDNETTSTRTSTSSTSEATAPTPEEVSTTSEKPEGDGAASLSISIAGMLILTMFWTL is encoded by the exons atgtGGCGATTGGTGTCTTTAGCCTTTCTTGCTAGTTGCGTTGCTGTGCACATTCCTGGTGTGCCACAAGAATTTACTTCAAATGATGTTGTGCTCTCAGCCATTTCTG atgaGATCGCTCGCAAGTTCTCGCAGGAATATATTCACTTCCTCCAGACGGGTATTGAATCTGCCGCACTTCGACAAATCTCCGCTCAATTAGCGAAGGCTCACAGCAAAAAGGACCTCTTCACCAAAGAGCTAAGTGATCTGTCCATGGCAGATCAATTTGTAGCATGCACCACCTGTCGTGCCACGGTCAACGTTGTAGCGCGCATGTTTCGTGACGATGATGGTGAACTCGCAGGCGATGATAGTGAAGAGAAATTGAGAAGTATGGCTTTGGACGTCTGCAATCGGCTAGAACTGGGAACACAAGAAGTGTGTTCGAACTTGATTGATTTCAATTTGCCGGCTGTTCTGTATATCATCCAAAACTCGAAAATAGATTCCCGTACTTTGTGTTCACTTTTCATGGAGTACAATTATTGCAATGTGAATAATGCTGACTACAACTGGACTCTCACCATTGACAGCGGAGGTGTAGCAGTGACTGCGCCAAAATCAGATTTACCCGTCAAGAATGGCAATGAGCTGCAAATTCTGCACTTGACGGATATTCACTATGACCCCCTGTATACACCAGGTGCGTTGGCTGAATGCGTGGAACCACAATGTTGTCAGAGAGGTGCCGGTTCGACTGATACTGAGAAGGCGGCGGGTTACTGGGGTGATTACCGTGATTGCGATGCGCCATGGAACATGATTGACGACGCTTTCAATCACATCAAGAACACACATACTAAAATCGATTATATCTATCAAACTGGTGACGTAGTGGATCATATGGTTTGGGGAACGTCAGTGGAAAAGAATACTGAAATTTTATCAAAAGTAAATAATCGTTTGGCTGAATTATTCCCGGGCATACCGGTATATCCATGCGTTGGAAACCATGAGCCACATCCACTAAATCT CTTTAGCCCAAGTGATGTTCCAGAAGACATCAACACCCGTTGGTTGTATGAAAAGCTATATGAGCAATGGTCTACTTGGTTGCCAGCCGATACTAACGCTACCATTCTTAAGGGCGGTTATTACACAGTTTCGCCAAAATCCGGTTTCCGTGTGATTTCTTTGAATAATAATGATTGTTACACCTCCAACTGGTGGTTGTTCAACGATGGAACAGACAAGATTCCTCAACTGCAATGGCTGCATGACACTTTGTTGGCCGCCGAAAAGGCTGGCGAATATGTCCACATCCTGGCGCACATTCCAACAGGAGAAGGCAGCTGTTGGTCGGTATGGGCGCGCGAATTTAATAGGTTGGTAGAACGCTTCCGGAACACAATTAGCGGAATCTTCAATGGTCACTCCCATCAGGACGAAATGCATTTGCATTACTCGGCTAATAGTCACGCCATTGGCATTGCTTGGAATGGTGGCTCCATAACTACATATTCCAATAAGAATCCAAACTATCGATTATATCAGATTGAAACCAACAGcatg CAAGTTGTGGATCACGAAACATGGATCTTCAATTTGACGGAAGCCAACGTTCATGGTGAAGCTCAAACCCCAAATTGGTTCAAAGAATATGACTTCTCTACAGAGTTTACTACAGATTTGAGCCCAGCTGGGATTGATAAACTACTGGACGAAATGACTGAAGACCCAAGCATTCTCAGAAAG TTCTGGAGATACAAAATGACCACTGCCGATCCAAAATTGAATAAGGGCTGTGATAGCGATTGCCTGTTAAGCACGATCTGTCGAATAGCGACGACTGTGAACACCCAGAAGACGCGCTGTGCGCAACTGCAGGAGAAACTAAAAATTGCT TTGGACAACGAAACCACAAGCACACGTACAAGCACAAGCTCCACATCTGAAGCGACGGCTCCCACACCTGAAGAGGTCAGTACCACTTCCGAAAAACCAGAAGGTGACGGTGCAGCTTCTTTGAGTATCTCGATAGCGGGCATGCTTATTTTAACGATGTTCTGGACATTATAA